A single Arcobacter sp. FWKO B DNA region contains:
- a CDS encoding methyl-accepting chemotaxis protein, with amino-acid sequence MFNNLQMKSKLMVLGVTSIVALLVLGVLGITQLSKVNDGLDRVYNDRVVPLEQLKIIADEYAVNIVDTTHQARNGNISFADCISNIDRANSMISKQWSAYMATTLTKDEAKIATEVQNLMKGGDEIATKIKNACLSGDIDALSEITINELYPKIDPIGERISELIKLQLDEAKKETDLAFTIYQTSKTIIFITIIIAFVLTIFFVMAVSKDIVVKLQVFQSGLLSFFSFLNKESNKAQLVNIESIDEFGQMAKIVNENISKIETGLIKDNETVKEALSIVEKAKSGYLNVEIKSNPNNPELKQLKDAINSMASGIKANIDSVQKILMEFADYKFVSKVDDKNIQGDMADLIKNVNFLTDEISALLKQNLIDGVTLDKSTDILLENVDVLSTSANQAAASLEETAAALEEITATVVSNSTHVSEMSQYSAQVSSSAKKGQELARSTTTAMDDITNQVNLITEAITVIDQIAFQTNILSLNAAVEAATAGEAGKGFAVVAGEVRNLASRSAEAAKEIKAIVENATAKANQGKAISNEMIKGYEELLANINKTTQTISEIASASKEQEAGITQINDAVTNLDQQTQQNASIAALVKDIAIEADELSKRMVNEANLKEFLGKNDVKVEDIKRKKATASIQISKKQPAKVKTSSISKVEDESVKATKSVTPIKTISPSKSSKDDEWESF; translated from the coding sequence ATGTTTAACAATTTACAGATGAAATCAAAATTAATGGTTCTTGGAGTTACTTCAATAGTAGCTTTATTAGTTCTTGGGGTGTTAGGGATTACACAATTAAGCAAGGTTAATGATGGTCTTGATAGGGTTTATAATGATAGAGTAGTCCCCCTTGAGCAACTTAAAATAATTGCTGATGAATATGCTGTAAATATTGTTGATACTACACATCAAGCAAGAAATGGTAATATAAGTTTTGCTGATTGTATATCAAATATTGATAGAGCAAACAGTATGATATCAAAACAATGGTCAGCATACATGGCAACAACACTCACAAAAGATGAGGCAAAAATTGCAACAGAAGTTCAAAACCTTATGAAAGGTGGAGATGAAATTGCTACGAAAATAAAAAATGCTTGTTTAAGTGGAGATATAGATGCACTTTCTGAGATTACTATAAATGAGCTTTATCCAAAGATTGACCCAATTGGGGAGAGAATTTCTGAACTTATAAAACTTCAATTAGATGAAGCAAAAAAAGAGACTGATTTGGCTTTTACAATTTATCAAACAAGCAAAACTATAATTTTCATTACAATAATAATAGCTTTTGTACTAACAATTTTCTTTGTAATGGCAGTGTCAAAAGATATTGTTGTTAAATTACAAGTATTTCAATCTGGTTTATTGTCTTTTTTCTCATTCTTAAATAAAGAGTCAAACAAGGCTCAGTTAGTTAATATTGAAAGTATTGATGAATTTGGTCAAATGGCTAAGATAGTAAATGAAAACATATCAAAAATTGAAACTGGACTTATTAAGGATAATGAAACAGTAAAAGAGGCATTATCTATTGTAGAAAAGGCAAAATCTGGGTATCTAAATGTTGAAATAAAAAGCAATCCAAACAATCCTGAACTAAAACAGTTAAAAGATGCAATAAATTCTATGGCAAGTGGAATAAAAGCAAATATCGATAGTGTTCAAAAAATATTAATGGAATTTGCTGATTATAAATTTGTTTCAAAAGTAGATGATAAGAATATCCAAGGTGATATGGCTGATCTTATAAAAAATGTAAATTTCCTAACAGATGAAATTTCAGCTCTTTTAAAACAAAACCTAATAGATGGAGTAACCCTAGATAAGAGTACAGATATACTATTAGAAAATGTTGATGTTCTAAGTACAAGCGCAAATCAAGCAGCAGCAAGCCTAGAAGAAACAGCAGCAGCACTTGAAGAGATAACTGCTACTGTTGTAAGTAATTCTACTCATGTATCTGAGATGTCACAATATTCTGCACAGGTTAGTTCTTCTGCTAAAAAAGGACAAGAACTTGCTAGAAGTACAACTACTGCTATGGATGATATTACTAATCAAGTAAATCTTATTACTGAAGCTATTACAGTAATAGATCAAATTGCATTCCAAACAAATATCTTATCTTTAAATGCAGCTGTTGAAGCTGCAACAGCAGGTGAAGCTGGAAAAGGATTTGCTGTTGTTGCTGGAGAGGTAAGAAACCTTGCTTCAAGAAGTGCTGAAGCAGCAAAAGAAATTAAAGCTATAGTAGAAAACGCAACAGCTAAAGCAAACCAAGGTAAAGCTATAAGTAATGAGATGATAAAAGGATATGAAGAACTTCTTGCTAATATAAATAAAACAACCCAAACTATCTCTGAAATAGCAAGTGCAAGCAAAGAACAAGAAGCTGGTATTACTCAGATTAATGATGCAGTAACAAACCTAGATCAACAAACACAACAAAATGCATCAATAGCAGCACTTGTAAAAGATATAGCTATTGAGGCTGATGAACTTTCTAAGAGAATGGTTAATGAAGCTAATCTAAAAGAGTTTCTTGGAAAAAATGATGTAAAGGTTGAAGATATAAAAAGAAAGAAAGCTACTGCTAGTATTCAAATATCAAAAAAACAACCAGCTAAGGTAAAAACTTCTAGTATCAGTAAAGTAGAAGATGAGTCAGTAAAAGCTACAAAAAGTGTAACTCCTATAAAAACGATTTCTCCATCAAAATCATCAAAGGATGATGAATGGGAATCATTTTAG
- a CDS encoding DoxX family protein, which translates to MQNDIAKLILRLGVGVLMLFHGVHKIMHGIDGVKALTVKAGLPEIMAYGVYVGEVVMPILIILGLYARIASAVLGFTMVVAIYLAYGSSLLALGKTGGPVYELALIYLIMCVVIFLQGSGKFAVNDK; encoded by the coding sequence ATGCAAAACGATATAGCAAAACTTATTTTACGCCTTGGTGTTGGGGTATTGATGCTTTTTCATGGTGTGCATAAAATAATGCATGGAATTGATGGAGTAAAAGCTCTGACTGTAAAAGCTGGATTACCAGAAATTATGGCTTATGGTGTTTATGTTGGTGAAGTTGTTATGCCTATACTTATCATCTTAGGTCTTTATGCAAGAATTGCTTCAGCAGTTTTAGGCTTTACTATGGTTGTAGCTATTTACCTTGCTTATGGTAGTTCTTTATTGGCTCTTGGTAAAACAGGAGGACCTGTTTATGAACTTGCTTTAATATATCTTATTATGTGTGTAGTGATATTCTTACAAGGTAGTGGTAAATTTGCAGTTAACGATAAATAA
- the ilvD gene encoding dihydroxy-acid dehydratase: MRSDEVKLGHQRAPHRSLFRATGLKDEDFGKPFIGVANSFIEIIPGHFFLDKVSDIIKEEIRNAGCVPFEFNTIGVDDGIAMGHDGMLFSLPSREIIANSIETVMNAHKLDAMIAIPNCDKIVPGMIMGALRVDVPTIFVSGGPMAKGYKKDGTPIDLATAFEAVGQFEAGQISEDELKDIECNACPSGGSCSGMFTANSMNTLMEAMGIALPGNGTILALTAEREELYRKAARRICEIAKSKELTQKFKLRNILNENAVRNAFAVDMAMGGSSNTVLHMLAIAKEADVKFELSDINAISKKVSHIAKISPSLSTVHMEDINRAGGVNAVMKEMSKRGDDILLENLTISGESVYEKMKDAYIKDTNIIHTIDNPYSAVGGLAILYGNLAEQGAVIKTAGITGSRVFTGTAVCFDGQPEAILGITSGKVKAGNVVVIRYEGPRGGPGMQEMLAPTSLIMGMGLGDKVALITDGRFSGATRGASIGHVSPEAAEGGMIGLLKDGDEIHIDVDQYILQVNLSDEEIAKRRAEFKPLIKPLKSKWLGQYRSLVTNASSGAVLKTDLH; encoded by the coding sequence ATGAGAAGTGATGAAGTAAAATTAGGGCATCAAAGAGCCCCACATAGAAGTTTGTTTAGAGCTACTGGTCTTAAAGATGAAGATTTTGGTAAGCCATTTATTGGTGTGGCAAACTCTTTTATAGAGATAATCCCTGGGCATTTTTTCTTGGATAAAGTAAGTGATATTATAAAAGAAGAGATAAGAAATGCTGGATGTGTACCTTTTGAGTTCAATACAATAGGTGTTGATGATGGTATAGCTATGGGGCATGATGGTATGCTTTTTTCTCTTCCTTCAAGAGAAATTATAGCAAATTCTATAGAAACTGTTATGAATGCACACAAACTTGATGCAATGATAGCGATACCAAACTGTGACAAGATAGTGCCAGGTATGATAATGGGTGCATTAAGAGTAGATGTTCCTACAATTTTTGTAAGTGGCGGACCTATGGCTAAGGGGTATAAAAAAGATGGTACTCCTATAGATTTGGCTACTGCATTTGAAGCTGTTGGTCAGTTTGAAGCTGGGCAAATAAGTGAAGATGAGCTTAAAGATATAGAGTGTAATGCATGTCCAAGTGGTGGAAGCTGTAGTGGTATGTTTACAGCAAATTCTATGAATACTTTGATGGAAGCTATGGGTATAGCACTTCCTGGAAATGGTACTATACTAGCACTTACTGCTGAGAGAGAAGAGTTATATAGAAAAGCAGCTAGAAGAATATGTGAGATTGCAAAAAGTAAAGAATTAACTCAAAAATTCAAATTAAGAAATATATTAAATGAAAATGCTGTAAGAAATGCTTTTGCTGTGGATATGGCAATGGGTGGAAGCTCTAATACAGTTTTACATATGTTAGCTATTGCAAAAGAAGCTGATGTGAAATTTGAGCTAAGTGATATAAATGCAATAAGCAAAAAAGTATCTCATATAGCAAAAATATCTCCAAGTTTAAGCACTGTTCATATGGAAGATATCAACCGTGCAGGTGGAGTAAATGCTGTAATGAAAGAGATGAGCAAAAGAGGTGATGATATTTTGCTTGAAAATCTTACAATCAGTGGTGAAAGTGTTTATGAAAAAATGAAAGATGCTTATATCAAAGATACAAACATCATCCATACTATAGACAATCCTTACTCAGCCGTTGGAGGACTTGCTATACTTTATGGTAATCTAGCAGAGCAAGGAGCAGTTATAAAAACTGCTGGTATAACTGGAAGTCGTGTATTTACTGGTACTGCTGTTTGTTTTGATGGCCAACCTGAAGCAATACTAGGTATCACAAGCGGTAAGGTAAAAGCTGGTAATGTAGTAGTTATTAGATACGAAGGTCCTAGAGGAGGGCCAGGGATGCAAGAAATGCTTGCACCTACATCTCTTATTATGGGTATGGGGCTAGGTGATAAAGTAGCTCTTATTACTGATGGTAGATTTAGTGGTGCTACGAGGGGAGCTAGTATTGGGCATGTGAGTCCAGAAGCTGCAGAAGGTGGTATGATAGGACTACTTAAAGATGGTGATGAAATACATATAGATGTGGATCAATATATCTTACAAGTAAATCTTAGTGATGAAGAAATAGCAAAACGAAGAGCTGAGTTTAAACCTCTTATTAAACCATTAAAATCAAAATGGCTTGGACAATATAGAAGTTTAGTAACAAACGCAAGTAGTGGTGCAGTTTTAAAAACTGATTTACATTAA
- a CDS encoding rhodanese-like domain-containing protein — protein sequence MKKITSALVVSSLLLTAGFAAEPKFKDYRTLTKELQAENKKNGTYATIEEVKAALASKEWIVADVRTMDEWAAAQIQGSVRIGRESPEVALENFVLDMDGNFIKPKMIVVCNSAARASIEAEAFRKMGFTEVKIFDIYQWIDKCNPVVTNYSMLNDKGGSGLKFGEYKAQHCYK from the coding sequence ATGAAAAAAATTACAAGTGCATTGGTTGTTAGTTCACTACTTTTAACTGCAGGTTTTGCAGCTGAGCCAAAATTTAAAGACTATAGAACTCTTACAAAAGAGCTTCAAGCTGAAAACAAAAAAAATGGTACTTATGCTACAATTGAAGAAGTAAAAGCGGCTTTAGCTTCAAAAGAATGGATAGTAGCTGATGTTAGAACAATGGATGAGTGGGCTGCTGCTCAAATCCAAGGTAGTGTAAGAATTGGTCGTGAGTCACCAGAAGTTGCATTAGAAAACTTTGTATTAGACATGGATGGAAACTTCATTAAGCCAAAAATGATTGTTGTTTGTAACTCAGCAGCAAGAGCATCTATTGAGGCTGAAGCATTTAGAAAAATGGGTTTTACAGAAGTTAAAATTTTTGACATTTATCAATGGATAGACAAATGTAACCCAGTAGTTACAAACTACTCTATGTTAAATGACAAAGGTGGTAGCGGACTTAAATTTGGTGAGTACAAAGCTCAACATTGTTATAAATAA
- the mqnP gene encoding menaquinone biosynthesis prenyltransferase MqnP yields MKDLIQKLKDFNELVAFSHSVFSLPFIFIAMIVAASGWFGWGLLLLGLFAALSARNFAMGLNRYLDRDIDALNERTINRPSVDGRITPSQMLLFTIINALIFIIVAYFVNDLAFILSVPILFIIGSYSYFKRFSFLAHIILGISLALAPLAGVVAVSETIYLWTVYLSIGVMFWVAGFDLLYSLQDIEVDKKLGLHSIPSKFGEKNTFLISKVFHVLTVVFWLLFVVEASLGIFGYIAVVFGALMLSYEHYLVSKDFKKIDRAFFTVNGYLGIVFFIFIVLDSIF; encoded by the coding sequence ATGAAAGATTTAATACAAAAACTAAAAGATTTTAATGAATTAGTGGCGTTTAGCCATTCTGTGTTTTCATTACCATTTATTTTTATAGCTATGATTGTAGCTGCAAGTGGTTGGTTTGGATGGGGATTATTATTACTTGGGCTTTTTGCAGCTTTGAGTGCTAGAAATTTTGCTATGGGGTTGAATAGATATTTAGATAGAGATATTGATGCACTAAATGAAAGAACTATAAACAGACCTAGTGTTGATGGTAGAATTACACCATCTCAAATGCTTCTATTTACAATTATAAATGCTTTGATTTTTATTATTGTTGCTTATTTTGTTAATGATTTGGCTTTTATTTTAAGTGTACCTATATTGTTTATAATAGGGAGTTATTCATATTTTAAAAGATTTAGTTTTTTAGCTCATATTATACTTGGGATATCTTTGGCACTTGCACCATTAGCAGGTGTGGTAGCTGTGAGTGAAACTATATATTTATGGACTGTATATCTTAGTATTGGTGTTATGTTTTGGGTAGCTGGATTTGATTTGCTTTATTCATTGCAAGATATTGAAGTAGATAAAAAACTGGGACTTCATTCTATACCTTCAAAGTTTGGTGAAAAAAATACATTTTTGATATCAAAAGTGTTTCATGTATTGACAGTTGTTTTTTGGTTGCTATTTGTTGTAGAAGCTAGTCTTGGTATATTTGGATATATTGCTGTTGTATTTGGAGCTTTGATGCTTTCTTATGAACACTATCTTGTTAGCAAAGATTTCAAAAAAATAGATAGAGCATTTTTTACTGTAAATGGATATTTAGGGATAGTGTTTTTTATTTTTATAGTATTAGATAGTATATTTTAA
- a CDS encoding TetR/AcrR family transcriptional regulator, protein MEKKVTKKEQIIQAALELFAYKGFYSTTIPDIASSLKMSVGNMYNYFKSKDILAKEIIKYISIYLGNELKKINEEQISTKEKTKKIVTMYFNIASSRPEMIDYFLRVYLSNREVFKDGCEGMACVSEFVTEIMIFFEEGVQKGELKEQDFFSAFGLFMGYLGGMVFLNGEKILPNELTYYIDDISNNIYNALKK, encoded by the coding sequence TTGGAAAAAAAAGTTACAAAAAAAGAGCAGATTATTCAAGCAGCATTGGAACTTTTTGCTTATAAAGGTTTTTATTCTACAACAATACCTGATATTGCATCTTCACTTAAGATGAGTGTTGGGAATATGTATAACTATTTTAAATCAAAAGATATTTTGGCAAAAGAAATTATAAAATACATTTCCATTTATCTTGGAAATGAATTAAAAAAAATCAATGAAGAACAAATATCTACAAAAGAAAAAACAAAAAAAATAGTAACTATGTATTTTAATATTGCATCAAGTCGCCCTGAAATGATAGATTATTTTTTAAGAGTATATCTCTCTAACAGAGAAGTTTTTAAAGATGGTTGTGAAGGGATGGCTTGTGTCAGTGAGTTTGTTACTGAAATTATGATATTTTTTGAAGAGGGTGTTCAAAAAGGGGAGCTTAAAGAGCAAGATTTTTTTAGTGCATTTGGCTTATTTATGGGTTATCTTGGAGGTATGGTATTTTTAAATGGTGAAAAAATACTTCCAAATGAATTGACATATTATATTGATGATATATCAAATAACATATATAATGCATTAAAAAAATGA
- a CDS encoding hydrogenase has protein sequence MKNPNGENKKIKILWLSGISCYGNIHSFFNYPHMEVFLEDFEFIYHPVLDSTFSLKEIVNETKECNILLIDGAISDDFHRADVNIKDIINRYATSVNRIVTVGTCATFGGIFKYSDFQSPRGLHFCGDELQTDFLHLRNKTISISGCPIQPEVLVNTLYEIKNQTDIKLDTFLRPKEYYAYTVHNGCTRNEYFEYKVDGHKFGELEGCLFYDHGCQAPYTAGSCNKILWNEQNSKTRSGSPCFGCTEYTFPKMSLYDTKKNMGIPQNLPLGVPKRAYLTIAGVTKAFSIQRLEKKLIDD, from the coding sequence ATGAAAAATCCCAATGGCGAAAATAAAAAAATAAAGATACTATGGCTAAGTGGGATTAGTTGTTATGGTAATATTCACTCGTTTTTTAATTATCCCCATATGGAAGTTTTCTTAGAAGATTTTGAATTTATTTATCATCCAGTTTTGGATTCAACATTTAGCTTAAAAGAAATTGTAAATGAAACAAAAGAGTGTAATATCCTTTTAATTGATGGTGCAATTAGTGATGATTTTCATAGAGCTGATGTAAATATCAAAGATATCATTAATAGATATGCAACTAGTGTTAATCGTATTGTTACTGTAGGTACTTGTGCTACATTTGGTGGTATTTTTAAATATAGTGATTTTCAAAGTCCAAGGGGACTTCATTTTTGTGGGGATGAGTTACAAACTGATTTTTTACATTTAAGAAATAAAACTATATCAATTTCAGGATGTCCAATACAGCCTGAAGTACTTGTCAATACACTATATGAAATCAAAAATCAAACAGATATAAAACTTGATACTTTTTTAAGACCAAAAGAATATTATGCCTATACTGTACATAATGGATGCACAAGGAATGAGTACTTTGAATACAAAGTTGATGGGCATAAATTTGGTGAACTTGAGGGGTGCTTGTTTTATGATCATGGTTGTCAAGCACCTTATACAGCAGGAAGTTGTAACAAAATCTTATGGAATGAACAAAATTCAAAAACAAGAAGTGGAAGCCCTTGTTTTGGGTGTACAGAATATACTTTTCCAAAAATGAGCCTTTATGATACAAAAAAAAATATGGGAATACCACAAAATCTTCCTCTAGGTGTACCAAAAAGAGCATATTTAACAATAGCTGGAGTTACAAAAGCTTTTAGTATACAAAGATTAGAAAAGAAGTTGATTGATGATTGA
- a CDS encoding nickel-dependent hydrogenase large subunit: MIELIEKIEGEAKLDFSFTNDLIDYVKIEFLSARGIENILKNRPALDSLVINPRVCGICGHAHLIATVQALESCYEKIEISDKAKIIRELTLNFELIQNHLKWFYLVLIPFFGKKQDTKKALYSSSLMTKAIAVLAGQYPHNSYAIVGGITSSVTNGDFIKVRSLIDEAILFFQSNLVDANIEEFWECDSVEHIFEKEGDLVDILMYIIYSNLNDMGKSYDRFIAFGGNSYFKKGKSNKTVVSTNLKYEYIKEKLIDYSYAKNVYYKDKSYEVGPLARGMINKVPLIKDAHRKYGDSIFSRILARVCEIAQLLYHSKQLLSMCNIKEPSYIKPKIDIKNITANGIGYVEAARGSLIHKVDLVDGIIKDYTIITPTQWNLGSGTKDNLGIAQNAMVGLSSVDEAKLVFKSFDVCSVCTTH, from the coding sequence ATGATTGAGTTAATAGAAAAAATAGAAGGAGAAGCAAAATTAGATTTTAGCTTCACAAATGATCTAATAGATTATGTTAAAATAGAGTTTTTAAGTGCAAGAGGTATTGAAAATATACTAAAAAATCGCCCAGCTTTAGATTCACTTGTAATAAACCCAAGAGTTTGTGGAATATGTGGACATGCACATTTAATAGCAACCGTACAAGCATTAGAGAGTTGTTATGAAAAAATTGAAATATCTGATAAAGCTAAGATTATCAGAGAACTTACTCTCAATTTTGAGCTTATTCAAAATCATTTAAAGTGGTTTTATTTAGTACTTATCCCTTTTTTTGGAAAAAAACAAGATACTAAAAAAGCTCTATATTCATCATCACTTATGACAAAAGCAATAGCCGTTTTAGCAGGACAATACCCACATAATTCATATGCAATAGTAGGTGGTATAACATCATCTGTAACTAATGGAGATTTTATCAAAGTTAGAAGTTTAATTGATGAAGCAATTTTATTTTTTCAAAGTAATTTAGTTGATGCAAATATTGAAGAGTTTTGGGAATGTGACAGTGTGGAGCATATATTTGAAAAAGAGGGTGATTTAGTAGATATTTTGATGTATATTATATATAGTAATCTTAATGATATGGGTAAAAGTTACGATAGATTTATAGCTTTTGGTGGAAATAGTTATTTTAAAAAAGGAAAATCAAATAAAACAGTGGTAAGTACAAATTTAAAATATGAGTATATAAAAGAGAAATTAATTGATTATTCTTATGCAAAAAATGTATATTATAAAGACAAATCATATGAAGTTGGACCACTTGCACGAGGTATGATAAATAAAGTTCCACTAATAAAAGATGCTCATAGAAAATATGGTGATAGTATATTTAGTAGAATATTGGCAAGAGTATGTGAAATAGCACAACTTTTATACCACTCAAAACAGCTTTTATCAATGTGTAATATAAAAGAGCCAAGTTATATAAAACCTAAAATTGATATAAAAAATATAACTGCAAATGGGATAGGGTATGTTGAAGCGGCAAGAGGTTCACTAATACATAAAGTTGATTTGGTTGATGGGATTATCAAAGATTATACAATCATAACACCAACCCAATGGAATTTAGGCAGTGGGACAAAAGATAATCTAGGTATTGCACAAAATGCAATGGTTGGCTTAAGTAGTGTTGATGAGGCAAAATTGGTTTTTAAATCATTTGATGTTTGCTCTGTTTGTACTACACATTAA
- a CDS encoding acyloxyacyl hydrolase — MKKLLMLVVVVFMSYSNLHAFDSSDYGISVNVGESNKIDIYRLGIQKEFCSTVYSFDSFSIKGFHEVGLGYWDGQRDNIKAISYAPVFKIDFHNFSANEYKPYLDLGIGVALLSKKKIDNRDMSSTFQFENRVSLGITRGDWDIYFRYMHYSNGGIKKPNQGIDISSIGFNYRF, encoded by the coding sequence ATGAAAAAGCTTTTAATGTTGGTTGTAGTGGTATTTATGAGCTATTCAAATCTACATGCATTTGATAGTAGCGATTATGGTATCAGTGTAAATGTTGGGGAGAGTAATAAAATTGATATTTACCGTTTGGGTATACAAAAAGAGTTTTGTTCAACTGTATATTCATTTGATAGTTTTAGTATCAAGGGTTTTCATGAGGTAGGGCTTGGATATTGGGATGGACAAAGAGATAATATAAAAGCTATTTCTTATGCACCAGTATTTAAAATAGATTTTCATAACTTTAGTGCAAATGAGTATAAACCATACTTAGATTTAGGTATAGGTGTTGCTTTATTATCGAAAAAAAAGATAGATAATAGAGATATGTCATCAACTTTTCAGTTTGAAAACAGAGTAAGTTTAGGTATCACAAGAGGGGATTGGGATATATATTTTAGATATATGCACTACTCAAACGGTGGTATCAAAAAACCAAATCAAGGTATAGATATCAGTTCTATAGGGTTTAATTATAGATTTTAA
- a CDS encoding ABC transporter ATP-binding protein produces MQLFIKNISTSIDNKQIINDINLSLNRGEVSVIIGPNGAGKSTLLKSICNLLKPSKGEVIYNDDNIINKSTLQISKLVSYMGQFSQNSNLIVKDILELGRRTHSGFTLDYIDNLIISDVVKELNLEKFLDRNIDTLSGGEKQKILLATALIQKPKILLLDEPISHLDPKNQQEILEIVKKVTIKEKLITIVVLHDLQNALHYGDKLLLLKSGKLIYTLEKHKIESHHIEELYDISCKIFKNEGHYFVLLGHHHTNSPSSNHTH; encoded by the coding sequence ATGCAGTTATTTATAAAAAATATCTCTACTTCTATCGATAACAAACAAATCATAAATGATATAAACTTATCTTTAAATAGAGGTGAAGTTAGTGTTATTATTGGACCAAATGGAGCTGGAAAAAGTACACTATTAAAAAGTATATGCAACCTACTAAAACCAAGTAAAGGTGAAGTCATATATAATGATGACAATATCATAAATAAATCAACCCTTCAAATATCGAAACTAGTTTCATATATGGGTCAATTTAGTCAAAATTCCAATCTAATAGTCAAAGATATATTAGAACTTGGAAGAAGAACACATAGTGGATTTACATTAGATTACATCGATAACCTTATTATATCAGATGTAGTAAAAGAGCTAAATTTAGAAAAGTTTTTAGATAGAAATATAGATACCCTAAGTGGTGGTGAAAAACAAAAGATTTTGCTAGCAACTGCACTTATTCAAAAACCAAAAATATTACTATTAGATGAGCCTATATCACATTTAGACCCAAAAAATCAACAAGAAATACTTGAAATTGTAAAAAAAGTGACAATAAAAGAAAAGCTTATTACGATAGTAGTACTGCACGATTTACAAAATGCACTTCATTATGGAGATAAGTTATTACTCTTAAAAAGTGGGAAGCTTATTTATACATTAGAAAAACACAAAATAGAATCACATCACATTGAAGAACTTTACGATATTTCTTGTAAAATCTTTAAAAATGAAGGACACTACTTCGTGCTACTTGGGCATCATCATACAAATAGCCCAAGTAGCAATCATACACATTAA
- a CDS encoding FecCD family ABC transporter permease has protein sequence MTKQFATIFFIALAILLFVLSLLTGSNGINISDLTKILNNDEMFLLILEQIRLPRALAAFFAGAALALSGALMQAVLKNPLASPFTLGISQASAFGASFAIIVLQSYSSSFIFGGNFITTLCAFISSLVCTFTILYLGKFSNMKSESLILAGVAIGALFGSMTMFLQYFATEIDVATTLFWTFGDISKASFTSALIIAGIFLPILFFFYKIFWQFDAMMMGNESAKSFGVNIEKLRIGAMILASLLSAVTVSFLGIIGFIGLIAPHIVRLIFGSGHKLLLPLSSLIGGGLLLCADIISRVILSPVIVPVGILTSFLGAPLFLYLLTRKKS, from the coding sequence ATGACAAAACAATTTGCAACCATTTTTTTTATAGCTTTGGCTATTTTACTTTTTGTATTATCACTCCTAACTGGTTCAAATGGGATTAATATTAGTGATTTAACAAAGATATTAAATAACGATGAGATGTTTTTACTTATATTAGAACAAATAAGGCTTCCTAGAGCACTTGCAGCTTTTTTTGCAGGAGCTGCATTAGCACTTAGCGGAGCTTTAATGCAAGCCGTACTTAAAAATCCACTAGCTTCTCCCTTTACCCTTGGCATTTCTCAAGCTAGTGCATTTGGAGCTAGTTTTGCAATTATTGTATTACAAAGCTATTCATCTTCTTTTATATTTGGTGGAAATTTTATCACTACACTTTGTGCATTTATCAGTAGTCTTGTATGTACATTTACTATTTTGTATCTTGGAAAATTCTCTAATATGAAGTCAGAATCATTGATTCTTGCTGGTGTTGCAATAGGTGCTTTATTTGGTTCAATGACTATGTTTTTACAATACTTTGCAACAGAAATTGATGTAGCAACTACACTTTTTTGGACATTTGGAGATATTAGCAAAGCTAGTTTTACATCAGCACTTATAATTGCAGGTATATTTTTGCCTATATTATTCTTTTTTTACAAGATTTTCTGGCAATTTGATGCAATGATGATGGGAAATGAAAGTGCAAAGAGTTTTGGAGTAAATATTGAAAAGCTTAGAATTGGTGCTATGATTTTAGCTTCACTTCTTAGTGCCGTTACTGTTTCTTTTTTAGGTATTATTGGTTTTATAGGACTTATAGCACCTCATATTGTAAGACTTATTTTTGGAAGTGGACATAAGTTATTACTACCTCTTAGTAGCCTAATTGGTGGAGGACTTTTATTGTGTGCTGATATTATATCAAGAGTTATTTTATCTCCTGTTATTGTACCTGTTGGTATATTGACTTCCTTTTTAGGTGCACCTTTATTTTTGTATTTACTGACACGAAAAAAGAGTTAA